Proteins from a genomic interval of Stenotrophomonas maltophilia R551-3:
- a CDS encoding M13 family metallopeptidase, translating to MTRTPKIVLLTLAVSAALVGCGKNETPAKDATASTPATTEATNYTLDESKLPAYNAFQPSDLDTTKDACGAFGDYVNSKWLAANEIPGDRTSWGAFTILDERSVAVQHQLAEQVAQVKNPNHIEKIVGDLWATGMDEAKINAQGIEPLKADLTAIDGLQDKAAIANYLRTSAAKGDNILFGFGAEADFKNSAVNMAYASQGGLGLPDTTYYTDAKNADKLKAYQAHVAKVLELSGVAAADAAKQAEEVVKFETRLAKASKSRVELSRNVELFYNPVTLADADKLTPNFSWTEFFKSQGVAAPEKFSLAMPAFHEEVSKALGDADPAVWRAYLRFHTVDSASPYLADAFVQENYEFYGKTLNGQKEQKPRWKRVLGTIENDAGEAFGQLYVKVAFSPEAKAKMEELVKNLAASLKERIQGLSWMSEETKAKAIAKWETFTPKIGYPDKWRDWSGLQTQRDSFLGNVRAASEFNYKFNLSKIGKPVDKTEWGMTPQTVNAYYNPLQNEIVFPAAILQPPFFDPKADDALNYGGIGAVIGHEMTHGYDDQGARFGPTGNMEDWWTPADKKNFEGLTGKLVKQFDQYKVDGQAVNGHLTLGENIADLGGLATAYDALQKATAGKEDAKVDGFTRDQRFFFNWATVWRTKYTPENAKVRLATDPHAPAQFRAMGAPSNLPTFAAAFQCKAGSPMVRAGEQQVVIW from the coding sequence GTGACCCGTACTCCCAAGATCGTACTGCTGACCCTGGCCGTTTCGGCCGCGCTGGTCGGCTGCGGCAAGAACGAAACCCCGGCCAAGGACGCCACCGCCTCCACGCCGGCCACCACCGAAGCCACCAACTACACGCTGGACGAAAGCAAGCTGCCGGCCTACAACGCCTTCCAGCCGAGCGATCTGGACACCACCAAGGATGCCTGCGGCGCCTTCGGCGACTACGTCAACAGCAAGTGGCTGGCCGCCAATGAAATCCCGGGCGACCGCACCAGCTGGGGCGCCTTCACCATCCTCGACGAGCGTTCGGTCGCCGTGCAGCACCAGCTGGCTGAACAGGTGGCGCAGGTCAAGAACCCGAACCATATCGAGAAGATCGTCGGCGACCTGTGGGCAACCGGCATGGACGAAGCCAAGATCAATGCGCAGGGCATCGAGCCGCTGAAGGCCGACCTGACCGCGATCGACGGCCTGCAGGACAAGGCAGCCATCGCCAACTACCTGCGCACCAGCGCCGCCAAGGGTGACAACATCCTGTTCGGCTTCGGCGCCGAAGCCGACTTCAAGAACTCGGCCGTGAACATGGCCTACGCCAGCCAGGGCGGCCTGGGCCTGCCGGACACCACCTACTACACCGATGCCAAGAACGCGGACAAGCTGAAGGCCTACCAGGCGCACGTCGCCAAGGTGCTGGAGCTGTCCGGCGTCGCCGCGGCCGACGCCGCCAAGCAGGCCGAAGAAGTGGTCAAGTTCGAAACCCGCCTGGCCAAGGCCTCCAAGTCGCGCGTCGAGCTGTCGCGCAACGTCGAGCTGTTCTACAACCCGGTCACCCTGGCAGACGCCGACAAGCTGACCCCGAACTTCAGCTGGACCGAGTTCTTCAAGTCGCAGGGCGTGGCTGCGCCGGAGAAGTTCTCGCTGGCCATGCCGGCCTTCCATGAAGAAGTGAGCAAGGCACTGGGCGACGCCGATCCGGCGGTGTGGCGCGCCTACCTGCGCTTCCACACCGTGGACAGCGCTTCGCCGTACCTGGCCGACGCGTTCGTGCAGGAGAACTACGAGTTCTACGGCAAGACCCTCAATGGCCAGAAAGAACAGAAGCCGCGCTGGAAGCGCGTGCTGGGCACCATCGAAAATGATGCCGGCGAAGCCTTCGGCCAGCTGTACGTGAAGGTGGCCTTCTCGCCGGAAGCCAAGGCGAAGATGGAAGAACTGGTGAAGAACCTGGCAGCTTCGCTGAAGGAACGCATCCAGGGCCTGAGCTGGATGAGCGAGGAAACCAAGGCCAAGGCCATCGCCAAGTGGGAAACCTTCACCCCGAAGATCGGCTACCCGGACAAGTGGCGTGACTGGTCGGGCCTGCAGACCCAGCGCGACAGCTTCCTGGGCAATGTGCGCGCCGCCAGCGAGTTCAACTACAAGTTCAACCTGTCCAAGATCGGCAAGCCGGTGGACAAGACCGAGTGGGGCATGACCCCGCAGACGGTCAATGCCTACTACAACCCGCTGCAGAACGAGATCGTGTTCCCGGCCGCCATCCTGCAGCCGCCGTTCTTCGATCCGAAGGCCGACGACGCGCTGAACTACGGCGGCATCGGTGCGGTGATCGGCCATGAAATGACCCACGGCTACGACGACCAGGGTGCGCGCTTCGGGCCGACCGGCAACATGGAAGACTGGTGGACCCCGGCCGACAAGAAGAACTTCGAAGGCCTGACCGGCAAGCTGGTCAAGCAGTTCGACCAGTACAAGGTCGACGGCCAGGCGGTGAACGGCCACCTGACCCTGGGTGAGAACATCGCCGATCTGGGCGGCCTTGCCACCGCCTACGACGCCCTGCAGAAGGCCACCGCCGGCAAGGAAGATGCCAAGGTCGACGGCTTCACCCGCGACCAGCGCTTCTTCTTCAACTGGGCCACCGTGTGGCGCACCAAGTACACCCCGGAAAACGCCAAGGTCCGCCTGGCCACCGATCCGCACGCCCCGGCGCAGTTCCGCGCCATGGGTGCGCCGTCGAACCTGCCGACCTTCGCCGCTGCGTTCCAGTGCAAGGCCGGTTCGCCGATGGTCCGCGCCGGCGAACAGCAGGTGGTGATCTGGTAA
- a CDS encoding M13 family metallopeptidase, translating into MPNFRPLAIALGISLATLVPTHDAFAAKKKAARAPAVSAQCSDFYDATNAGWLKANPVPQTGAITALGQLVDRSRQQQRELLDAAMKSPQGNVQKLLGDFWASGLDEAAVEADGSNPIAPLLTRINAIKKAKDVPASIAALHQVGIPVAFNFGPDVDLKALDRHIGYFMQGGMGLPDPAFYTRTDADTVALMGRYRNYVKQILALTGTPAAKLDAESQAVIALETELARNAQSLAGINNPFNNYAPISTKELNSRYRNLQLDAFLKAQGVDDDLVSLADPGLFKQLDGMVTKLKPDQWKAYLRWRVGDSMAPYLSKAYRDAEFEFRGRVLRGETLPPQRWEDVLDAINVAAGPMVGREYAARYLSAEDRRQAAWIVDKVREVQIEAVKNSSWMSAEAKTEAQAKLAALKIEIGTPLRDLDYSVQPMGRGSFGGNMLIASTWRHREEMKRIGKGNADRRWDVLPQQPSLAYDLAQNRLIVTAAILQGPVFNAKADAADKFGSFGGLVGHELTRAIDAKGALVDAKGELRSWWTPADKTAWTLLGNRVAAQYGSYDFPGVKGAKVNGTLTQEENLADIAGLELAWAAYLAQEPKAKQAQQQGFFRAWSALWAQQLSPNEAVRRLTADIRAPGLWRSNGTLANLPAFGATFSCKAGQPMQRSEAEQIKVWR; encoded by the coding sequence ATGCCCAATTTCCGTCCGCTTGCCATCGCCCTGGGCATCAGCCTGGCGACCCTGGTCCCGACCCACGATGCCTTCGCCGCCAAGAAAAAGGCCGCGCGCGCCCCGGCTGTCAGCGCCCAGTGCAGCGACTTCTACGACGCCACCAATGCAGGCTGGCTGAAGGCCAACCCGGTGCCACAGACCGGCGCCATCACCGCACTGGGCCAGCTGGTCGACCGCAGCCGCCAGCAGCAGCGCGAACTGCTCGACGCGGCGATGAAGTCGCCGCAGGGCAACGTGCAGAAGCTGCTGGGTGATTTCTGGGCCAGTGGCCTGGACGAAGCGGCCGTGGAAGCAGACGGCTCCAACCCGATCGCACCGCTGCTGACCCGCATCAACGCGATCAAGAAGGCCAAGGATGTACCGGCCTCGATCGCGGCACTGCATCAGGTCGGCATCCCGGTGGCCTTCAACTTCGGCCCGGACGTCGACCTGAAAGCACTGGACCGCCACATCGGCTACTTCATGCAGGGCGGCATGGGCCTGCCGGATCCGGCGTTCTATACCCGCACCGACGCCGACACCGTGGCCCTGATGGGGCGCTACCGCAACTACGTCAAGCAGATCCTGGCGCTGACCGGTACCCCGGCCGCCAAGCTGGATGCCGAGTCGCAGGCGGTGATCGCACTGGAAACCGAACTGGCACGCAATGCGCAGTCGCTGGCCGGCATCAACAACCCATTCAACAACTACGCGCCGATCTCCACCAAGGAGCTCAACAGCCGCTACCGCAATCTGCAGCTGGACGCCTTCCTTAAGGCACAGGGCGTGGATGACGATCTGGTCTCGCTGGCCGACCCGGGCCTGTTCAAGCAGCTCGACGGCATGGTCACCAAGCTCAAGCCGGACCAGTGGAAGGCTTACCTGCGCTGGCGCGTGGGCGACTCGATGGCGCCGTACCTGTCCAAGGCCTACCGCGACGCCGAGTTCGAATTCCGCGGCCGCGTGCTGCGTGGCGAGACCCTGCCGCCGCAGCGTTGGGAAGACGTGCTCGATGCGATCAACGTGGCCGCTGGCCCGATGGTCGGTCGCGAGTACGCCGCGCGTTACCTGTCGGCCGAAGACCGTCGCCAGGCGGCGTGGATCGTCGACAAGGTGCGCGAAGTGCAGATCGAAGCGGTCAAGAACAGCAGCTGGATGAGCGCCGAGGCCAAGACCGAAGCACAGGCCAAGCTGGCCGCGCTGAAGATCGAGATCGGCACCCCGCTGCGCGACCTCGACTACAGCGTGCAGCCGATGGGCCGTGGCTCGTTCGGCGGCAACATGCTGATTGCTTCGACCTGGCGCCATCGCGAGGAAATGAAGCGCATCGGCAAGGGCAACGCCGACCGCCGCTGGGACGTGCTGCCGCAGCAGCCGTCGCTGGCCTACGACCTGGCACAGAACCGCCTGATCGTCACCGCCGCGATCCTGCAGGGCCCGGTGTTCAACGCCAAGGCCGACGCCGCCGACAAGTTCGGCAGCTTCGGTGGCCTGGTCGGCCACGAGCTGACCCGCGCGATCGATGCAAAGGGCGCTCTGGTCGACGCCAAGGGTGAACTGCGCAGCTGGTGGACTCCGGCCGACAAGACCGCCTGGACCCTGCTCGGCAACCGCGTGGCCGCGCAGTACGGCAGCTATGATTTCCCGGGCGTGAAGGGTGCCAAGGTCAACGGCACGCTCACCCAGGAGGAGAACCTGGCCGACATCGCCGGCCTGGAGCTGGCCTGGGCGGCTTATCTCGCACAGGAGCCGAAGGCCAAGCAGGCACAGCAGCAGGGCTTCTTCCGCGCCTGGTCGGCGCTGTGGGCACAGCAGCTGTCGCCGAACGAAGCCGTGCGCCGCCTGACCGCCGACATCCGTGCACCGGGCCTGTGGCGCAGCAACGGCACGCTGGCCAACCTGCCGGCGTTCGGTGCCACCTTCAGCTGCAAGGCCGGCCAGCCGATGCAGCGCAGCGAGGCCGAGCAGATCAAGGTCTGGCGCTGA